From Acidobacteriota bacterium, a single genomic window includes:
- a CDS encoding cobalamin B12-binding domain-containing protein translates to MKILLYNPDNGVTSNFMPHLWMFLLQSLTPPEHEVLLIDGNAQPMDEAGIARFVIEEKIGLVGIGAMTRMVAKAYRMADAIRATGVPVVMGGPHVTEAVDEALGRNGGPQHADAVAVGEADETWPRIVQDAVRGELKPVYAPVNHLGKEMKPSLQPYPAIPWESMDLDQFNLIPKIFAPILKRLGAGWGTFRVIPIESGRGCPYGCEFCTVTGFFGDSIRFRTNESVVDELLRLKNRALREQGQMAVFFIDDNFAINIKRTKSLLRDIIAADAQLNWAAQISANLLRDEELVDLIAASGGKWIFIGMESIDPINLADVNKGFSRPNEYQIVLERLANRNIMAITSFIFGLDNDAPGAAERTLEQIRSWPPGLPVFGTLTPLPGTPLYQRLATAGRLTRPSHWLDFKPFQMSHTPLKMSIDQAQQELNHGWTHSYSPEAIAAAVDSIKTKPLTQRITLFIARIFFRGIYFPQMGTLSWLKVIFQNRRTIFKLIKDGLRSRRS, encoded by the coding sequence ATGAAAATCCTCTTGTACAACCCTGATAATGGTGTCACAAGCAATTTCATGCCTCATTTGTGGATGTTTTTGCTTCAATCGTTAACGCCACCTGAACATGAAGTTCTCCTCATTGATGGAAATGCTCAACCGATGGATGAAGCTGGGATTGCACGTTTCGTGATTGAAGAAAAGATTGGACTGGTCGGCATTGGGGCCATGACCAGAATGGTTGCCAAAGCGTACCGCATGGCCGATGCCATTCGGGCAACTGGCGTACCGGTTGTGATGGGTGGTCCGCATGTTACTGAAGCCGTTGATGAAGCGCTGGGACGAAATGGTGGACCTCAACACGCTGATGCGGTTGCCGTGGGCGAGGCAGATGAAACCTGGCCCAGGATTGTTCAGGATGCCGTGCGCGGTGAATTAAAACCAGTGTATGCTCCGGTGAATCACCTGGGCAAGGAAATGAAACCTTCCCTGCAACCCTATCCAGCCATTCCCTGGGAATCAATGGATTTGGATCAGTTCAACTTAATTCCGAAAATCTTTGCTCCCATTCTCAAACGACTTGGGGCCGGGTGGGGAACGTTTCGAGTGATACCGATTGAATCTGGACGCGGGTGTCCCTACGGCTGCGAGTTTTGCACCGTAACCGGATTTTTTGGGGATTCAATCCGCTTCCGAACGAATGAAAGTGTGGTTGATGAGTTATTGCGATTGAAGAATCGAGCGCTTCGCGAGCAAGGTCAGATGGCAGTCTTTTTTATTGATGATAATTTTGCCATCAACATCAAACGCACCAAATCTTTACTTCGCGATATTATTGCCGCTGACGCCCAATTAAACTGGGCCGCCCAGATAAGCGCCAATTTGCTGCGGGATGAGGAACTGGTTGACCTGATTGCAGCCTCAGGAGGCAAATGGATCTTTATTGGAATGGAGTCAATTGATCCAATCAACCTGGCCGATGTCAACAAAGGGTTTAGTCGGCCAAATGAGTACCAAATCGTGCTCGAACGCCTGGCAAACCGCAATATCATGGCCATCACGTCGTTTATTTTTGGGCTGGATAATGACGCCCCAGGTGCTGCCGAGCGAACCTTAGAGCAAATCCGGAGCTGGCCGCCAGGGCTTCCCGTTTTTGGGACCTTGACTCCCCTGCCGGGAACACCTCTCTATCAGCGGCTGGCAACGGCTGGGCGATTGACGCGCCCATCACACTGGCTTGATTTCAAACCTTTCCAGATGTCGCACACTCCCCTCAAAATGAGTATTGATCAGGCACAACAGGAACTCAACCACGGATGGACTCACTCGTATAGCCCAGAAGCCATTGCCGCCGCCGTGGATTCAATCAAAACCAAGCCACTCACTCAGCGGATTACACTTTTCATTGCCCGCATTTTCTTTCGTGGAATCTACTTTCCTCAAATGGGCACCCTGTCCTGGCTCAAGGTCATTTTTCAAAACCGCCGGACAATTTTCAAACTGATCAAAGATGGTCTCCGGTCACGACGTTCCTGA